The following is a genomic window from Fusarium oxysporum Fo47 chromosome IV, complete sequence.
TTTACAATTTCTCCCTCTGCCCGAGTGTCCTCCTTGCCATCTTCGTATCGTTCAGCCAAAACAAACCCGCCGCGCTTGATCCAAATGGTGTTTCGAAATCGCTGGGCCAGTTCCAGTACAAGGGTTTTGCCGTTTGGAAGCTCACACGTGTAGAGGTTGTTTCCTTCAGGCTTGACAACGCGAACGAGAGACTGGTTGGGCTCAAGAGAATCAGGAGGTGTCAATGCAGCCTCTGCGGCCGCGAGAACATTTCGCTTAGGACGTCCCATCGTGAAATTTTATGTCGATTgctatttaataaaagtttGTCTTGGAATTTTCTAGACATGAAGAATATGGAGGGGTTGCTTGGAGGGGCAGACACCGATAGAACGATATACCTTGATAGACAGAACAACTCCAAGTACTACTCTATCCATAATGACTTGTAAGTGGGAGCGGACTTACTAGATTCGGAACGTCCGGTCCTGCCCTCggagagcaagaaaactttaGACTTTAGaagaggatgccaaaataaacttaGCAAAGAGTCCCCCAAACTTAGGCTAACATACCTAAATATTTTCGTCGCTTAGGGTTAAGGcgttttcttgcctcccctagccTGCTCCCAACATGATCTTGTGAAATTACCATATCGGGCTATAAGTTATTCTCCTGATCGTACGGGTATCGTGATTGTATTTTAAGTAGCATATTGCTTGGCTGCTAGTGGTGGGTTGCTGGGGTTGTTACCAAAAGTGGTATTAGAACCAACCTCATTATCATGAAGTTGAGTGACCAGCAACATAACAGTCAAATATGATGTACATGTTGTCAGTGCCTCAAGACGATCGTGTGTACTGCTTGAGGACTACGTATACCGATATCTCATCCTTATACAAAGGATAAGTTACAACAAGATCATTTGGTATCGTAAACTTCCCGTGACGCCTGGGTAAATTATTCGGTGCAATTAAGTATGAGTCCGTGCTTAATAAATCACATCGTATGGTATTGTCGAAGTGGACTCGGCTTGATTACCCTCTTGGTTGTCCCTCCTGGCATGTCAGGGTTCCAAAAACTACCACATAGAGGCATTCCACTCGCTAGGATGTCCCGTGGGGATATCAAGATCTGGGTGACCGGGTGACTCAAGTTGACCTTGTGAGATTCATGATAATTTGATACAAAACCGAACAACTAAAACTACTTACTTAACCACTGTAGACAGGCTCAAGCACACTTGTCCCTCGGAACTCCTTACACAATGGGATCGAATGTTCTCTTGATTATCCATTACTATATATCGAATCATTAAGTTCTTGGTGGCCTAGTGCTCATACACCATGGAGACTTCAATGCTTTCAGGTCTCTCAGTAGTTCAGCCAGTACCTACAAATCCGGCAAAGGAAGATATGTCTCGTCCATTAACAGCCCCGCCAATGACTACCTCGAGAACCCATATCGGCTCAGCCCAGAGAGAATCTTTTGACCTCGAGATTCTACCTGTCCGAGATGATCCAAAACCAGACAATGCATCTTCCGACCATGTCGACGACTTAGAAATGAGTCAACCTGATCGTCCAGATTCGAATACTGAGACTGTCGAAGTTGCACCAACTATCTGGGACCCTTTCATGAACCGCTTCAGACTTATCTCGACCTGTCTATCCCAAATAAATAATGCTCTTAGCGATGGTGCTACTGGTGCTTTGATCCCCTATATGGAGAAGTATGTCGATAATCTTTCCCCCGAACGACATAAGCTAATATATTTAGGTACTATGGCATTGGCTATGCCACTGTATCCCTCATATTCGTCGGTAAAGCCATTGGATTCATTGCAGCGGCCGTCTTCATCGATATTCTTAAAGAAAAACTTGGCCGAGCCAAACTTCTTGGTTTGGGCCAGGCTCTCGTCACTCTGGCATATATCCCCATCATCTGCGGCGCCCCTTTTATCGTTGTCGTTCTATCATTCTTCTTTATCGGCTTCAGCATCTCGATAAATGTGGCCATCGGAAACCTCTTCTGTGGTGGTCTCCAGAACGGAACGTTCATGCTGGGTGTACAGCACGGGACTTACGGAATAGGGGCGACCATCGGCCCTCTCGTTGCGACCGCGCTCGTTACAGCTGCAAACACCGTGTGGAATAAATACTATATCATAACCTGTGTTCTCGGAGCTTTAACCGTCGCATTAGGAATGTGGTCGTTCTGGAGATACGAACAGGAGTTGA
Proteins encoded in this region:
- a CDS encoding major facilitator superfamily domain-containing protein; its protein translation is METSMLSGLSVVQPVPTNPAKEDMSRPLTAPPMTTSRTHIGSAQRESFDLEILPVRDDPKPDNASSDHVDDLEMSQPDRPDSNTETVEVAPTIWDPFMNRFRLISTCLSQINNALSDGATGALIPYMEKYYGIGYATVSLIFVGKAIGFIAAAVFIDILKEKLGRAKLLGLGQALVTLAYIPIICGAPFIVVVLSFFFIGFSISINVAIGNLFCGGLQNGTFMLGVQHGTYGIGATIGPLVATALVTAANTVWNKYYIITCVLGALTVALGMWSFWRYEQELSPAARQRETAQVGDSMSNSIFLAMNLRIVFLGSLFIFAYQGAEVSISGWVISFLINDRDGDPSSVGYATAGFWAGITIGRFLLSAPAQRIGEKTLVYGLIIGAVAFQLLVWLIPNIVGNTIAVSVVGLLLGPIYPCASAIFLRGMTRREALTGIGMINACDSAGGAIAPFVTGLLAQAFGTFVLHPIVIFLFVVMLLCWYFLPAEEKRTE